Within the Sporocytophaga myxococcoides DSM 11118 genome, the region GCGCAGATAAAATAATGTGTCCTGGTACCCTGATATCGCTGGACGGTGGATATGGGAATAGTCAGTTTAACTGGACATTTAATAATAATCCATTAAGCGATAAACAAAGGATAGTTATTGCTGATTCCGGAACATATAAGGTAGAAGTAACCAAAGGTCTGGATTGCAAAATGAAGGATTCTATAGATATTAAGTTCTTTCCCGAAATAACATCATTGATCTTACCTGAAGATACTTCCTATTGCCTCAATTCAAAGATCACGGTCTCTACCTTAAATACCTTCTCCTCTTACACATGGCAGGATAATAGCACCGGCGATACTTTAAGTGTGCCAAGTCCCGGCATTTATTGGGTTGAAGTGACGAATGAATTTGGATGTAAAAAAATTGATTCGATAAATGTCTCAGGTCTTACAATACCTGAAGTAAAAATCTTCCCTCCTATTGATGAATTAAATTTCTGTAAACAAGACAGTATTACCCTATCTGCATCAAATGCCTTTGCGAACTATTTTTGGAATACAGGAGACACTCTATCAACAATCATCACAACTCACAATGAAGAAGATAAATACTGGTTGCATGTAACGGGATATAATGGATGCCGCAATGCTGATACTCTTATATTAGATTGCTCTCCATATATTCAAAATCCACCAAACCTAATCACTCCAAACGGAGATGACAAAAATGAATACTTCAAAATTGGTGACCTGAAAAAAGGAAAATGGGACCTGGAGATATATAACAGATGGGGAAGCAGAGTGTATTACAAAAAAGGGTATTTCAATGAGTTTAACGGAGATAATCTCGAAGATGGGATATATTACTATTTCCTGAGACAAGTTGAAAATAAACGTATGCTAAAAGGCTGGCTTGAGATTATAAGGTAATTTCCTTTCTTAAGGGCAATTGAATTGAAAAAGTTGTTCCAATATTTACAGTACTATTAAGAGTAATTTTGCCACCTGCATTTTCTACAATTCGCTTTACAATGTAAAGCCCTACGCCTGTACCATCAACATGTGTATGTACCCTTTTAAACATCCCAAATACTTTGTCAATCTGCTTGGCTTCTATTCCTAGTCCATTATCAGATACAGATAATATTAAGACATCATTAATTACTTCACTGGTCACATCAATTTCTGGCCTTCTCAATGGAGATCTATATTTAATAGCATTAGTAATCAAATTTGTAATTAAACTTCTAAGGTTCTTTCTTGAGAAACTTACTTGAGTAGATTTCAGATTTATGTTTATTTGAGTTTTAGCGGCAATAATAGTATCATGGTAGACAAGGAGTACTTCATCCAGCAGTTGTCTGATATCTACCAGGTCGACGTCTTCTTCTGTATCCTTTTGAATTTTGCTGATATCGGAAAGCTCACTTATTGTAGTTTTAAATCTTAGGATAGAGTTTTTCATCATATTAAGATATAAATCAAACTCCTGAGGGTAGCTATTGCTCTGCAGTTCATGGGATAATGAGTTAACAAGGCCCTCCAGATTAGATATAGGTGCTTTTAAATCATGAGATGCTGTATAGACAAAATTATCCAGGTCGGTATTGATTCTTTTAAGTTCCTTGTTCGTCCTTTCCAGTTCCTTTCTGTATAATTTTTCATCGTTTACATCAGTACAAGTTCCAAACCACTTCACGACCTTTCCAAAAGGATCTTTCAATGGGTTGGCTTCTATCAAATGCCATCGGTATTCTTCTGAAGCTTTATCTTTCAACCTACCTGAACATCTGAAAACTGTACCTTCTTGTAAAGCCAGTCTCCAGAAAGATGATACTTCTTCAAGATCTTCAGGATGGGTAATTTCAAACAATCCCCTCTGAAAAGATCGCTTGGAATCAAGACCACTGTACTCGTACCAATTAAGATTAAAATAATCAAACTCTCCCCTTTCATTGACAGTAAAGACCAATTGAGAAATTGAATCAGTCATGAATTTAAACTGAAGAATACTGGCTTCTAGTTCTTCAGTTCTATACTTAACTCTTTCTTCCAGTTCAGAATTGATTTTTCTTAAAACCTCATCAGCCTTTAATAGTTCTTCATTGCTTTCCTTTAGCTTTTCATTGGAACTCTTTAGTTCAGAATGTAATCTTCTCCAGTCGTAAGCAGAAGGTATCTGAAGAATCTGCGGAGTTTTTTTTATCAGAATTACTGCAGTAGCAATAGAAGCAATAGCAGTGATAATTTTTAGAACAGCATCGAATCTATAAACAGGATACCAGATTGTAATAACTGATACTAAATGAGTAGCTCCACAGCCAAGAATAAAGAATGCGAATAAAAGCATTAACCTTCCATATACAAAGTCTCTTCTTAATCTAAATATATTATAAAGACTGAATGGTATTGAAAAATAAGCTAAAGCAATTACAACATCTGCAATAGCATGAGACCAAAGGATTTCGGGCTTCCAAAAATAGCAGTGCCCATGGGGCATAAAGTCCCCCTCAAATATTTTCTTCAGAAACTCAAGCATAGCTTTAAAAAGAACAGGTGTTTCACCTGTGATAAAATTATTTCTTGTAGAGAGAAATAGCAAGATTTAAAGTAAAATACGAAGCCTTAAAATCATTTATATTCTTGCCCGTAGTTAGATTTATATGTTCAACTCCAGTCTTTGTAAAGACTGAGCCATTGCCGGAATTATCCAGAAAAGCCTGATCCGTGGTGTTAATTTGAGTTTTTGTCAATGGGAAATAATACCTGATATCCACCATTACGTCACGACCGTATCTACCAAAGTTTCTTCCCAAACCTACAAATACCTGAGCCCCAAAATTTTTAAAATTATCTGCCTTTGCTTTGTATGTATGTTTTTCCAGATCATTATTTTCAAGGCTCCATCCGACATACCTGTCCGTTACAACAGTTTCCTTATCAATTATTTTCGGATTAAAATTAATATTCAGGGCTAAACCACCAATAGCATAATATTTTTTTACTTCAGTGAATTGATATCTCACATAAAGGGGGATATTAACAGATGGGTATCTGATATATAAGTCAGATGTTATTCTTTGTTTTTTACCAGTACCAAGTGAATCGAAATCATCAAAATATTTATTTATATAATACTTTGTACCCACATACTGAAAATTGAGCTCAGCTCCTAAAAAGAGATTATAACTTGCTTTATATTCTGCATACCCTCCTATTCCACCTGTGAAGCGAAATTTGGATTCAGAATAAAAATTCCAATATCCTTCTTGCGATCCGACTGCACCTATTGCTTCTTTAAGTTTTTTAGAATTTACCCTTGAAAAACCAAGATTCCCTTTAGCTCCAAAAGTAAGTTTCTGAGCATTAACATTTAATGCGCTCAGGACTAAACAACTTAATATGGTTAATGAAAAAATCTTCACGTTTATTAAAAATTGATTCTTAGATACAAACGTAAAGGCAGTTATTAGGTTAGGCATTTTTTCCATCATTTATAACCTTATGATCTTAGTATTATTCAGGGGATTCCCTTTATTAACATTACAGAATACAATAAAGGCGGCCGATTAAATTAATATTAAACTTCAGGAGACTTCATAAACTCTGTTTCAAAAAAACAATGATCCCTTTAAATTGTTTCGGGTGTAAGGAATACTTATAAAGAAAAAGCCCCAATAATGGGGCTATCTTTATTCAATAATTTCAGCTTCTGTCCTTCTGTTTAATTGTTTATTTTCAGGAGTATCGTTAGGGGCAATTGGCTGTTCTTTACCAAAACCCTTAAATGCAAGCTGTTCTTTAGGAACTCCCTTTGATATCAGATAATCATAAACACTTTTAGCGCGACTTTCTGATAGTTTTAGGTTATGATCATCATTTCCATCATTATCAGTGTATCCACCAATCTGGATCTTAACAGTCTGATTTACTTTTAACATTTCCATTAATCTGTCCAGTTCAGGCATAGATTCATTTCTTAATGTTGCTTTGTTCACATCAAAAAATACATTTCGCAATACCATTTTTTTACCCTTTTTAACTCCTTCCAAACAAATAGAGTCATTGATTTCAAGGTATTCATTCAATGATGGAATGTCTATATTTTTTGAATAAAATAAATAACCTTGTGCTTCAACAGATACTCCATAGTTTTTACCTGCGGGTAATACTACAGTATACTTACCGCTACTGCTATTAGAGTTATAAGCTCCAAGGATTTTCTGAGTAGTTAGATCGGTAACTACAATAGTTGCTGCTACTGGTGTTTTGTTTTCACAACTCTTTATCATTCCTTTAAATACAACCAGAGAAGCATTGGCATCTCTTTCCAGCATGTAGATGTCTTTCTTTCCAAATCCACCTTCTCTCTCAGAACTAAAGTAAGCTCTCTTATTGTCTGCAGACCAAACGAAAAATACATCATCCGCAGCGGTATTAATTGGATATCCAACATTTACAGGATCAGTAAGTACTTCACCTGTTTCTGTATTGATGGTAACAGAAAATATATCAAAGCCTCCCATTGAGTTATGACCTTTGGAGCTGAAGTAGAGCGTCTTTCCATCTGCATGAATAAATGGACTCTCTTCATCAAGCACTGTATTTATCTTAGGACCCAGAAGTATAGGCTTTCCCCAATCTCCGTTTATCTGTCTCTTGGTCATATAGATATCCGTTCCCCCAACTCCTTTTCTTGTGCTGGTGAAAAACAAAGTTTTCTCATCAGATGAGATACTTGCACTCGTCTCCCAAAAAGATGAATTAATATGATTACCTAATGTTTTAGGGCTCTTCCATTCACTACCATTCAATTCACTCGCAAACAAATCTCCGCCATTATCAACCTTATAGATAAAGAGATCCTGACCGTCAGGAGAGATACCAACACAAGCATCATGTGTAGGTGTATTAATACCGTTCCCTAAAGGAACTGCAGTTCCCCATTCATTGTCTTTTTTATGAGAAATGTAGATATCTTCATAATACTGGTTATCCTGCGGATCCTTTAAGCCACCTGTTGAATTATCTCTTCTTGATGTGAATACAAGCACTGTCTCATCAGCAGACACAGCAGGTACATAATCTGAATACTTTGAATTGATGCCGGGACCAAGATTAGTTATTTTAACTTTTTGAGGAGATTTTACAAACTCTAATCCATTCTTACAGAAAGTTATTTTCTGATTTACCAGATTTAATCTCTCTTTATCTTTAGGCTTGAGAGTTGCTTTATAACTTTCATAGGCACTGATAGCCTCTTCAAGCTTGTGGGATAAATGGTAGCTACCTCCCAAATAAAAATTCAGATCTCCAGCTTTAGCTCCACCATTTCTAGCCTTTTCAAGATAGGGTAATGCTTTTATTTCTTCTTTTAAATTAAAGTAAACAAGACCTGTTTTATAAGCAATTTCAGGATCATCGGGCTTCAAAGACGATAATTTTAACACTGGCTCTAAGGCATCTTCATATTCTTCTTCTTT harbors:
- a CDS encoding sensor histidine kinase, with product MLFLSTRNNFITGETPVLFKAMLEFLKKIFEGDFMPHGHCYFWKPEILWSHAIADVVIALAYFSIPFSLYNIFRLRRDFVYGRLMLLFAFFILGCGATHLVSVITIWYPVYRFDAVLKIITAIASIATAVILIKKTPQILQIPSAYDWRRLHSELKSSNEKLKESNEELLKADEVLRKINSELEERVKYRTEELEASILQFKFMTDSISQLVFTVNERGEFDYFNLNWYEYSGLDSKRSFQRGLFEITHPEDLEEVSSFWRLALQEGTVFRCSGRLKDKASEEYRWHLIEANPLKDPFGKVVKWFGTCTDVNDEKLYRKELERTNKELKRINTDLDNFVYTASHDLKAPISNLEGLVNSLSHELQSNSYPQEFDLYLNMMKNSILRFKTTISELSDISKIQKDTEEDVDLVDIRQLLDEVLLVYHDTIIAAKTQININLKSTQVSFSRKNLRSLITNLITNAIKYRSPLRRPEIDVTSEVINDVLILSVSDNGLGIEAKQIDKVFGMFKRVHTHVDGTGVGLYIVKRIVENAGGKITLNSTVNIGTTFSIQLPLRKEITL
- a CDS encoding OmpA family protein, producing the protein MKRISSIYCLLFFLSLQSTFNANAQDKDLAKVLSQADELIKEEEYEDALEPVLKLSSLKPDDPEIAYKTGLVYFNLKEEIKALPYLEKARNGGAKAGDLNFYLGGSYHLSHKLEEAISAYESYKATLKPKDKERLNLVNQKITFCKNGLEFVKSPQKVKITNLGPGINSKYSDYVPAVSADETVLVFTSRRDNSTGGLKDPQDNQYYEDIYISHKKDNEWGTAVPLGNGINTPTHDACVGISPDGQDLFIYKVDNGGDLFASELNGSEWKSPKTLGNHINSSFWETSASISSDEKTLFFTSTRKGVGGTDIYMTKRQINGDWGKPILLGPKINTVLDEESPFIHADGKTLYFSSKGHNSMGGFDIFSVTINTETGEVLTDPVNVGYPINTAADDVFFVWSADNKRAYFSSEREGGFGKKDIYMLERDANASLVVFKGMIKSCENKTPVAATIVVTDLTTQKILGAYNSNSSSGKYTVVLPAGKNYGVSVEAQGYLFYSKNIDIPSLNEYLEINDSICLEGVKKGKKMVLRNVFFDVNKATLRNESMPELDRLMEMLKVNQTVKIQIGGYTDNDGNDDHNLKLSESRAKSVYDYLISKGVPKEQLAFKGFGKEQPIAPNDTPENKQLNRRTEAEIIE